The window GGTGCAGGACGATTTCCTTCCCGATTTCGAGACCGATTGTGGTCCCGATAATCATCGAGACACCGAGTTTGTAGTCGACTTGGCCGAGGTCACGGTGCTTCAGCGTCGCGATGACAGAGGTACCGAACACGAACGCCAGTCCGGACCCGACAGCGACACGAGATGGGTATCCCATCACAAGCAGTGCTGGGGTGACGAGGAACGACCCGCCCATCCCGAAGAAGCCGAAGAGGATGCCGATGAGGAGGCCGAACCCGGCGAACATCGCCAACATGGCGGCCGAGATACCGAATATCTCCATCATCGTCAGTCACCTCCGAGGAGTTTCAGGACAGTCGGGCCGAGGACGCTCTCTAGTGCGCCGTATCCAACGTACAGTACCATGGCCTCGACGAGAACGATTCCGACGAGCGCCGCTGCTTGCGAGTTTCCGGACAGGTTTTCGATTCCAAACATGCGGTGACAGGGTGAGGGGTGGAGGGTGCGGTGTGGTGGTGGGGGAGTCAGTGGACCGTGGGTGAGGGGATTCAGTCGTCGGCGACGGCGCTGTCGGACGTCGCCGCACAGCGGTTCGGGCCGAGTTCGAGTTCGTTCTCTTCGTCCTCGCCGTCCGGTTCGTACTCGCCGGCGTTCGTGGCGATGACCGTCTCGTAGTTCGGGGGCTTCGAGGGGAGGTTCTCGAACATGTGTTCGACGAAGTCGTCTTCTGCCATCCGGAGAATCTCGTTGTTCTCCCAGAGGTAGCCGACCGTCGAGAACATCGGCTGACCGGGCGTCACGTCGATGTACTGCCCGTCGTCGGTGACCGAGAAGTGCCCGGGCAGAATCTTCACGTCGTTCGGTTCGGTCATGATGACGCGGTGGAGCGTCTCGTACTGGACGCGAGCGCCGTCACGGGCGTCCTTGTCGGCGAACTGCAGTTCGGTCCGGCCGATGGACTCGACGAACAGGGTGTCGCCGGTGAGGAGTGCCTCGTCGTCGACGAGGTAGGAAGTCATGCCGGTCGTGTGACCGGGCGTGTGGACGGCCTTGATGTCCACGTCGCCGAGTTCGACGGTCCCGTTCGGTTCGATGGCGTCGAACTCGAACTGTGGGTCGCGTGTCTCGGCGGGCTTGCCGAGGTGGTACGGCACGTCGAGTTTACTGGCGAGGCGGCGACCACCGGAGATGTGGTCCGCGTGGATGTGGGTGTCGAGGATGTGTGTGACTTCCAGACCGCGTTCGGTGGCGGCGTCCACGAAGACGTCGGTCGCACGGGTCACGTCGACGAGGGCGGCCTCTCCTGCCGACTTCGAGCCGACGAGGTAGCCGAGACAGCCCTTCGACCGACGCTGGAACTGAAGGAGGACGAGGTCGTCGTTCGAGGTGGAAATCGGAACGACGTCGTAGACCATACTCCACGAC is drawn from Haloferax litoreum and contains these coding sequences:
- a CDS encoding DUF7512 family protein, with product MFGIENLSGNSQAAALVGIVLVEAMVLYVGYGALESVLGPTVLKLLGGD
- a CDS encoding MBL fold metallo-hydrolase — its product is MVETITAEELRDMIDADEDFVLFDTRNPEDFEGWHIAEAENVEYSGDNDELVGDFDAYKDDIGAGDTVVTICATGNSASSFAEYLEREGFAHDVKTVEGGMESWSMVYDVVPISTSNDDLVLLQFQRRSKGCLGYLVGSKSAGEAALVDVTRATDVFVDAATERGLEVTHILDTHIHADHISGGRRLASKLDVPYHLGKPAETRDPQFEFDAIEPNGTVELGDVDIKAVHTPGHTTGMTSYLVDDEALLTGDTLFVESIGRTELQFADKDARDGARVQYETLHRVIMTEPNDVKILPGHFSVTDDGQYIDVTPGQPMFSTVGYLWENNEILRMAEDDFVEHMFENLPSKPPNYETVIATNAGEYEPDGEDEENELELGPNRCAATSDSAVADD